The proteins below are encoded in one region of Desulfuromonadaceae bacterium:
- a CDS encoding peptidyl-prolyl cis-trans isomerase, with translation MRRIMVMTLCLLLFAVSVQAKQQVLVKTNMGDIKLELDEKKAPISVKNFLAYVDSGFYKNTIFHRVIKDFMIQGGGFDTAQKKKETRAPIKNEATNGLKNQRGTIAMARTSVVDSATAQFFINLKDNTFLDYSAPNQRGYGYAVFGQVVEGMAVVDKIGTAPTRKINALFQDMPTHQVVITDIVRVEAAPKKK, from the coding sequence ATGCGTCGAATAATGGTAATGACTCTTTGTCTGCTGCTGTTTGCGGTGAGTGTTCAGGCCAAACAACAGGTGCTTGTCAAGACCAATATGGGAGATATCAAGCTGGAGCTGGACGAAAAGAAAGCGCCGATTTCGGTTAAGAATTTTCTGGCCTACGTCGATTCCGGCTTTTATAAAAACACGATCTTTCACCGTGTCATCAAGGATTTTATGATTCAGGGGGGCGGGTTCGATACGGCGCAGAAGAAGAAAGAGACGCGCGCACCGATCAAGAACGAGGCAACAAACGGGCTGAAAAACCAGCGCGGGACGATTGCCATGGCCCGGACCAGCGTCGTCGACAGCGCGACCGCACAATTTTTCATCAACTTGAAGGACAATACCTTTCTCGATTACAGCGCACCGAATCAGCGCGGTTACGGTTACGCAGTCTTCGGCCAGGTGGTTGAGGGGATGGCTGTCGTCGATAAAATCGGCACCGCACCGACCCGCAAAATCAACGCGCTCTTTCAGGATATGCCGACCCATCAGGTGGTAATCACCGACATCGTGCGGGTTGAAGCGGCTCCAAAGAAAAAATAA
- a CDS encoding NAD(P)-dependent glycerol-3-phosphate dehydrogenase, with product MTQRAVDYTTVQRKIGVLGAGSWGTTLANLLAKKGYPVTLWAYEADLVERIQTQRINDLYLPGIPLAETLTATNDPGEAVRDKDLVLLVPPSQLMRRVVGAVAEQIGAQTVIVSASKGIENETLMTMSELLEEVLPPSLRRHTAFLSGPSFARETATELPTAVVAAAKDESLARQVQTIFATDYFRVYTNSDVIGVELAGALKNVMALAAGVADGLGFGYNSRAALITRGLTEMTRIGLAKGAQAETFAGLAGMGDLVLTCTGDLSRNRSVGIELGRGRVLDEILGEMNMVAEGVKTTLAAWQLAQKLNVEAPIIEQMFRILYENIDPRQAVSELMGRAPKAEKLSR from the coding sequence ATGACACAAAGAGCTGTGGACTATACGACGGTACAGCGGAAGATCGGCGTCCTCGGTGCGGGCAGCTGGGGAACCACCCTGGCCAACCTGCTCGCCAAAAAAGGTTATCCGGTCACCCTGTGGGCATATGAGGCCGATCTGGTTGAGCGGATCCAGACGCAGCGGATTAATGATCTTTACCTGCCGGGCATTCCCCTTGCGGAAACACTTACCGCGACCAATGACCCCGGGGAAGCGGTGCGCGACAAAGACCTTGTGCTGCTGGTGCCACCGTCGCAGCTGATGCGCCGCGTGGTCGGTGCCGTAGCAGAACAGATCGGGGCGCAGACAGTGATCGTTTCGGCCTCAAAGGGGATCGAAAACGAGACCTTGATGACGATGTCCGAGCTGCTCGAAGAAGTCTTGCCACCATCGTTGCGGCGGCACACGGCTTTTTTGTCCGGTCCCTCGTTTGCCAGGGAGACCGCCACCGAACTGCCCACCGCCGTGGTCGCGGCGGCCAAAGACGAGTCTTTAGCCCGCCAGGTTCAAACCATCTTCGCTACAGATTACTTTCGTGTTTATACCAACAGCGACGTTATCGGTGTTGAGCTGGCCGGAGCGCTCAAGAATGTCATGGCACTGGCCGCCGGGGTTGCTGACGGGCTTGGTTTTGGTTACAATTCGCGGGCCGCGCTGATTACCCGCGGACTCACGGAAATGACCCGCATCGGTCTGGCCAAGGGAGCGCAGGCGGAGACCTTTGCCGGGCTGGCCGGAATGGGCGATCTGGTGCTGACCTGCACCGGTGATTTGTCGCGTAATCGCAGCGTCGGGATAGAGCTGGGGCGCGGGCGCGTCCTGGATGAAATACTGGGGGAGATGAACATGGTTGCGGAAGGGGTCAAGACCACCCTTGCGGCCTGGCAGCTGGCACAAAAACTCAACGTCGAAGCCCCGATTATCGAGCAGATGTTCCGCATCCTCTATGAAAACATTGACCCCCGCCAGGCGGTCAGCGAACTGATGGGGCGTGCGCCGAAGGCGGAAAAACTATCCCGGTAA
- a CDS encoding tetratricopeptide repeat protein — translation MELAKLKKKLLQEELRRQNKISLRRKLAYAVLLFIAVGGTALGWYYYNLDSILAGRFATAERLLKEQKPHQAAERFAALQRNFPSAAIAPEALFRLAEIQELYQRSYREAILTCTLVERDYPDHPLALVARERVARIYKERLHDNERAITVYQELVDAGVPHSDRLIYEIADGYFRENNFEQARIEFEGLIKNYPQSTLVPEASYRIGVAYALEHQSQAAELAYRQVLELFPNDPFAREAQLGLAGVMEDQERLREALTVLEGLVEVYPNQNVLQKRIEQVRERINKKQKAI, via the coding sequence ATGGAATTGGCGAAGCTGAAGAAGAAACTACTACAGGAGGAATTGCGCCGGCAGAATAAAATATCACTGCGTCGCAAGCTGGCCTACGCAGTCCTGTTGTTCATCGCGGTCGGTGGAACGGCACTTGGCTGGTACTACTACAATCTGGACAGCATTCTCGCCGGTCGTTTTGCAACGGCGGAGCGGTTGTTGAAGGAGCAAAAACCGCACCAGGCTGCGGAGCGTTTTGCGGCGCTGCAACGTAATTTCCCCAGCGCGGCAATTGCGCCCGAAGCACTTTTTCGACTGGCCGAAATTCAGGAATTGTATCAACGCAGTTATCGTGAAGCCATCTTGACCTGTACATTGGTCGAGCGTGATTATCCCGATCACCCCCTGGCACTGGTTGCCCGGGAGCGAGTTGCCCGAATCTACAAAGAACGGTTGCACGATAACGAACGGGCGATCACGGTCTATCAGGAACTCGTCGATGCCGGAGTCCCTCACTCCGACCGGCTGATTTATGAAATCGCCGATGGTTACTTTCGCGAAAACAACTTTGAGCAGGCGCGGATCGAGTTCGAGGGCCTGATTAAAAACTATCCGCAGAGCACCTTGGTGCCGGAAGCGAGTTACCGGATCGGCGTGGCTTACGCACTCGAACACCAGAGTCAGGCCGCAGAGCTGGCCTATCGCCAGGTGCTAGAGCTTTTTCCGAACGATCCGTTCGCACGTGAGGCACAGCTGGGGCTGGCTGGTGTGATGGAAGATCAGGAGCGGTTGCGCGAGGCGCTGACCGTGCTTGAAGGGCTGGTGGAGGTCTACCCCAACCAGAACGTGCTGCAGAAAAGAATTGAACAGGTTCGTGAGCGGATTAACAAGAAGCAGAAGGCGATATAG
- the gyrA gene encoding DNA gyrase subunit A — MLSEQNKISVNIEDEMRKSYMEYAMSVIVGRALPDVRDGLKPVHRRVLFAMNELGNEYNKPYKKSARVVGDVIGKYHPHGDSAVYDTIVRLAQDFSMRYPLVDGQGNFGSIDGDSAAAMRYTEIRMDRLSQELLADLDKETVEFGPNYDDSLQEPLVLPCKYPNLLVNGSEGIAVGMATKIPPHNMGEVIDALIAIIDRPDLGFEELVTLIKGPDFPTAGFILGYDGIRDAYRTGRGIVRMRAKAMVEKDKRTGRESIIVNEIPFQVNKARLIEKIADLVKERKIEGISDLRDESDRDGMRIVVELKKDTIPQVIINQLYKMTAMQSSFGIIMLAICSGQPRIMPLREMLDKFVEHRLEIVTRRCIFELKKAEARAHLLEGFKIALENIDEVIRIIKASATPAQAKIGLIERFGFSEIQAQAILELRLHRLTGMEQDKILEEYNQVLALIKRLKEILASDQEILKIIKEELTDIRARFGDPRRTEIIAQTADLSLEDMIVEEDMVVTVSHGGYIKRNAVSLYRAQRRGGKGKTGMRPKEEDFVENLFIASTHSYILIFTDKGKVHWLKVHEIPQGGRATRGKAIVNLLQLGNDENVMTILPVKEFVEGRYIITATEKGTVKKTELMAYSNPRQGGIIALKIDEGDRLIAARQTGGEMDILLASRDGKSIRFPEENARPMGRDTRGVRGMMLEGDDRIIGMEVVSDATAASLVTVTENGFGKRTDLTEYRTQSRGGKGVITIKTSERNGKVVDIKLVDDDSDLMFVTDRGKVLRTRIATIRSIGRNTQGVRLMVLESEERIVAVAKLAEKDEEIDDGIGEAEEETTTGGIAPAE, encoded by the coding sequence ATGCTTTCCGAACAGAATAAAATTTCCGTCAATATCGAAGACGAAATGCGCAAGTCGTACATGGAGTACGCAATGAGCGTGATCGTCGGTCGCGCGCTGCCTGACGTGCGCGATGGACTCAAGCCGGTTCATCGGCGGGTTCTCTTCGCCATGAATGAACTGGGAAACGAATACAACAAACCCTACAAAAAGTCGGCGCGAGTCGTCGGCGATGTCATCGGTAAGTACCACCCGCACGGTGACTCTGCGGTGTATGATACGATCGTACGTCTGGCGCAGGATTTTTCCATGCGCTACCCGCTGGTCGATGGTCAGGGAAACTTTGGCTCGATCGACGGCGACTCCGCAGCGGCGATGCGTTATACCGAAATTCGCATGGATCGTTTATCCCAGGAACTGCTTGCCGACCTCGACAAGGAAACTGTTGAGTTCGGACCTAACTACGATGATTCGTTGCAAGAACCACTGGTTTTGCCATGCAAATATCCAAACTTGCTGGTCAACGGTTCCGAGGGGATCGCGGTCGGTATGGCGACCAAAATTCCGCCGCACAACATGGGCGAAGTGATTGATGCGCTGATCGCGATCATTGATCGTCCCGATCTCGGCTTCGAAGAACTGGTGACCCTGATCAAAGGGCCTGATTTTCCGACTGCGGGTTTTATCCTCGGCTACGACGGGATTCGCGATGCGTATCGCACCGGGCGCGGCATTGTGCGCATGCGCGCCAAAGCGATGGTCGAGAAGGATAAACGCACCGGACGGGAAAGCATCATCGTCAATGAAATCCCATTTCAGGTGAACAAGGCCCGCCTGATCGAAAAAATTGCCGATCTGGTCAAGGAACGCAAGATCGAAGGAATCAGTGATCTGCGCGATGAATCCGACCGGGACGGGATGCGGATCGTGGTTGAGTTGAAAAAAGATACCATCCCCCAGGTGATCATCAATCAACTTTACAAGATGACCGCCATGCAATCCTCCTTCGGGATCATTATGCTTGCCATTTGCAGTGGCCAGCCGCGCATCATGCCGTTACGCGAAATGCTCGACAAATTTGTCGAGCACCGCCTCGAAATCGTTACCCGCCGCTGCATCTTTGAGCTTAAAAAAGCCGAAGCGCGCGCCCATCTTCTCGAAGGGTTCAAGATCGCCCTGGAAAATATCGACGAAGTGATCCGCATCATCAAGGCCAGCGCCACCCCTGCCCAGGCCAAGATCGGGTTGATCGAACGTTTCGGCTTCTCGGAAATCCAGGCCCAGGCGATTCTTGAATTGCGTCTGCATCGCCTTACCGGGATGGAGCAGGACAAGATCCTCGAAGAATACAACCAGGTTCTGGCGCTGATCAAACGGCTCAAGGAAATCCTCGCCAGCGACCAGGAAATTCTCAAAATCATCAAGGAAGAGTTGACGGATATCCGTGCACGGTTCGGAGATCCTCGCCGGACCGAGATCATTGCCCAGACCGCCGACCTCTCCCTGGAGGATATGATTGTCGAGGAAGATATGGTGGTTACGGTCAGCCACGGTGGTTATATCAAACGCAATGCCGTTTCTCTCTACCGGGCCCAACGCCGCGGCGGCAAAGGAAAGACCGGTATGCGTCCGAAAGAGGAGGATTTTGTCGAGAACCTGTTTATCGCCTCGACCCACTCCTATATTCTGATCTTTACCGATAAAGGGAAGGTCCATTGGCTCAAGGTGCACGAAATTCCCCAAGGGGGGCGTGCGACACGAGGCAAGGCCATCGTCAACCTGCTACAACTCGGCAACGACGAAAATGTCATGACCATTCTGCCGGTTAAAGAATTTGTCGAAGGACGCTACATCATCACGGCGACGGAAAAAGGCACCGTTAAAAAAACGGAACTGATGGCGTACTCGAACCCCCGTCAGGGCGGCATCATCGCCCTGAAAATTGATGAGGGGGATCGGTTGATTGCGGCCCGCCAGACCGGCGGCGAGATGGATATTTTGCTTGCCAGTCGGGATGGCAAGTCGATCCGTTTTCCGGAGGAGAATGCCCGTCCCATGGGGCGCGACACCCGCGGGGTGCGTGGCATGATGCTTGAGGGCGATGATCGCATCATCGGTATGGAGGTGGTCAGCGATGCGACCGCCGCTTCGCTGGTTACGGTTACCGAAAATGGTTTTGGTAAACGGACCGACCTGACCGAGTACCGGACGCAAAGTCGCGGCGGCAAAGGGGTTATCACCATCAAGACCTCGGAACGTAACGGCAAGGTGGTCGATATTAAGTTGGTCGATGATGATTCTGATCTGATGTTCGTCACCGACCGCGGCAAGGTGTTGCGGACCCGCATTGCAACGATCCGCTCGATTGGCAGAAACACGCAAGGGGTCAGACTGATGGTGCTGGAAAGCGAAGAACGCATTGTTGCGGTAGCAAAACTGGCTGAAAAGGATGAAGAAATCGACGATGGAATTGGCGAAGCTGAAGAAGAAACTACTACAGGAGGAATTGCGCCGGCAGAATAA
- the gyrB gene encoding DNA topoisomerase (ATP-hydrolyzing) subunit B, translating into MTTINENSYGADSIKVLEGLSAVRKRPAMYIGSTSANGLHHLVYEVVDNSIDEALAGHCDEILVTIHVDGSVTVKDNGRGIPVEMHSTQKKSAAEVVMTVLHAGGKFDNDSYKVSGGLHGVGISVVNALSEHLELEIRRGGKIYRQNYVRGVPEFDLREEGETIKRGTRITFWPDHEIFETTDFSFETLSQRLRELAFLNAGIKIRILDERFDKEHDFFYEGGIVSFVEYINRAKNPIHPQPIYFSGEKGGVAIEVAIQYNDAYDEKIFAFANNINTHEGGTHLVGFKAALTRTMNNYATANNLLKNIKATVSGDDLREGMAAVISVKIPDPQFEGQTKTKLGNSEVKGYVETMMNEKLSTFLEENPAVARKILEKGIEAARAREAARKARDLTRRKGALDGLALPGKLADCQEKDPALCEIYLVEGDSAGGSAKQGRERRFQAILPLKGKILNVEKARFDKMLSSQEIRTLITAMGTSIGKDDFNLEKLRYHRIIIMTDADVDGSHIRTLLLTFFFRQMPELVERGYLYIAQPPLFKVKRGKKEMYLKDEETLQDYLLNEGVEGMSVRMDNGKILRGKQIIPTLRNIIDYNQHFDKMLLKGVNSEVLKIFVKGKIVNGFADLADLEPLAEKLRQVAPEATISIAPENGFLLFTLGNVRARIDRHMLEQLSTHEYKLLIQAYRLVEDICRDEEALISQDEKDDNRVVSRQELLQFFLDRAKKGIYIQRYKGLGEMNPEQLWETTMDPDRRILLQVKIEDAVEADAIFTVLMGDQVEPRREFIEKNALNVVNLDV; encoded by the coding sequence ATGACAACAATAAACGAAAACAGTTACGGCGCAGACAGTATTAAAGTACTTGAGGGCTTATCTGCCGTGCGCAAACGTCCGGCTATGTATATTGGATCAACCAGTGCCAACGGTCTCCACCATCTGGTCTACGAAGTGGTGGATAACTCCATTGACGAAGCCCTGGCTGGACACTGTGATGAAATTTTGGTGACCATCCATGTCGATGGTTCGGTGACGGTGAAAGACAATGGTCGCGGTATTCCGGTAGAGATGCATTCGACCCAGAAAAAATCCGCTGCCGAAGTTGTCATGACAGTGCTACATGCCGGCGGCAAATTTGACAATGACAGTTATAAGGTGTCTGGCGGCTTGCACGGGGTCGGCATCTCGGTCGTTAACGCCCTGTCGGAGCACCTGGAGTTGGAAATTCGACGCGGTGGCAAGATCTATCGGCAGAACTATGTGCGTGGAGTGCCTGAATTTGATCTACGCGAAGAGGGGGAAACGATCAAGCGCGGTACCCGTATTACTTTCTGGCCAGACCACGAAATTTTCGAGACGACAGATTTTTCATTTGAGACCCTTTCACAACGGTTACGGGAACTGGCTTTTTTGAATGCCGGGATCAAGATCAGAATTCTCGACGAGCGCTTTGACAAGGAGCATGATTTTTTTTATGAGGGAGGGATTGTTTCCTTCGTCGAGTATATCAATCGGGCAAAAAACCCTATTCATCCCCAACCGATCTATTTCAGTGGCGAAAAAGGCGGAGTCGCAATCGAAGTTGCAATCCAGTATAACGATGCTTACGACGAAAAAATCTTTGCTTTTGCCAATAATATCAACACCCATGAGGGAGGAACCCACCTGGTCGGGTTCAAGGCAGCTTTGACCAGAACGATGAATAATTACGCCACGGCCAACAATTTACTTAAAAATATCAAGGCAACGGTTTCGGGTGACGATCTGCGCGAGGGAATGGCAGCGGTCATTTCTGTCAAGATTCCTGATCCGCAGTTTGAAGGGCAGACCAAAACCAAACTCGGAAACTCGGAGGTCAAGGGTTACGTCGAAACAATGATGAACGAAAAGTTATCGACCTTCCTCGAAGAAAACCCGGCAGTTGCAAGAAAGATACTGGAAAAGGGGATTGAAGCCGCACGGGCCCGTGAAGCCGCGCGCAAGGCGCGCGACCTGACCCGGCGCAAGGGCGCTCTTGACGGCCTGGCGTTGCCGGGAAAACTGGCCGATTGCCAAGAAAAAGATCCGGCTCTGTGCGAAATTTATCTGGTCGAGGGCGATTCTGCTGGCGGAAGTGCCAAACAGGGGCGAGAACGTCGCTTTCAGGCAATTCTGCCGCTCAAAGGAAAAATTCTCAACGTTGAAAAAGCCCGCTTCGACAAAATGTTATCCTCCCAGGAGATCCGGACACTGATCACCGCGATGGGAACCAGTATCGGCAAGGATGACTTCAACCTCGAAAAACTACGCTACCATCGTATCATTATCATGACCGATGCCGATGTCGACGGATCGCACATTCGGACCCTGCTGCTGACTTTCTTTTTCCGGCAAATGCCGGAACTGGTCGAACGCGGATATCTCTATATCGCGCAACCGCCGCTCTTTAAAGTCAAACGCGGCAAGAAGGAGATGTATCTCAAGGACGAAGAAACTTTGCAGGACTATCTCCTCAATGAAGGGGTTGAGGGGATGTCGGTGCGCATGGACAACGGCAAGATCCTGCGCGGCAAACAGATCATTCCGACCTTGCGTAATATTATCGACTACAACCAGCATTTCGACAAAATGCTGCTGAAGGGGGTCAACAGCGAGGTTCTGAAGATCTTCGTCAAGGGGAAAATTGTCAATGGTTTTGCCGATCTGGCTGACTTGGAGCCGTTGGCCGAGAAGCTGCGTCAGGTTGCTCCGGAAGCCACCATCAGTATTGCGCCGGAAAACGGTTTTCTGCTCTTTACCCTGGGCAACGTACGGGCACGAATTGATCGTCACATGCTTGAGCAGCTTTCGACCCATGAATATAAACTGTTAATTCAGGCCTATCGGCTGGTGGAAGATATCTGCCGCGACGAGGAGGCACTGATCAGCCAGGATGAAAAGGATGACAACCGGGTTGTCTCGCGCCAGGAACTCCTCCAGTTTTTCCTCGATCGCGCCAAAAAGGGGATCTACATTCAGCGCTACAAAGGGCTGGGAGAAATGAATCCCGAGCAACTGTGGGAGACGACGATGGATCCAGACCGGCGCATATTATTGCAGGTCAAAATTGAGGATGCGGTGGAGGCGGACGCGATATTCACCGTGCTGATGGGAGATCAGGTTGAGCCACGCCGTGAATTTATCGAAAAAAATGCACTCAACGTGGTGAATCTGGACGTCTAA
- a CDS encoding DNA replication/repair protein RecF produces MRNYRNFIEQIYITNANISVIYGRNAQGKTNFLESIYLLGNYKSFRTQRNSELIRVNVEKAEIHALITSGGVEHDITMSIDRDSKNITVDGKKSITPEKISGLLRPVLFSPEEIGIINGPPAERRALIDRAIFHTNPEFLILARKFNRVLRQRNKILRTDVQAQELKIWSEYLVQYGAAIRDERKKYVKRLVPRLKKIYQQIVCDRPNEHENIDLIINEGSNTHSANQLRDELDRVLEREKIHKTTLAGPQRDDPLFKIDGRLLRQFGSQGQKKSYILAFKIAQIEDLEKQFGVPPLLLLDDFAGELDFGRRQFLFEYLCQHRGQVFITTTDKNILSNTIFHDVDYYCVDQGILSRD; encoded by the coding sequence TTGCGAAACTATCGCAATTTTATTGAACAGATATATATAACCAACGCTAATATAAGTGTTATTTATGGCAGAAATGCACAGGGTAAAACAAATTTTCTTGAAAGTATTTATTTGCTTGGTAATTATAAAAGTTTCAGGACACAGCGAAATAGTGAACTGATAAGAGTCAATGTAGAAAAAGCTGAAATACATGCATTGATCACATCAGGTGGAGTAGAACATGACATTACGATGAGTATCGATCGGGATAGTAAAAATATAACGGTTGACGGAAAAAAATCGATAACTCCGGAAAAAATATCCGGTTTATTGCGCCCTGTACTTTTTTCACCCGAAGAGATCGGGATTATAAACGGACCTCCAGCGGAACGACGGGCATTAATCGATCGCGCTATATTTCATACCAATCCTGAATTTTTGATTCTTGCACGAAAATTTAACCGGGTATTGCGTCAAAGAAATAAAATACTCAGAACAGATGTGCAGGCACAGGAATTAAAAATATGGAGTGAGTATCTCGTTCAATATGGTGCCGCGATCAGGGACGAGCGGAAAAAATATGTGAAACGGCTTGTGCCGCGACTTAAAAAAATATATCAACAGATAGTCTGCGATAGACCAAATGAGCATGAAAACATAGATTTAATCATAAATGAGGGGAGCAATACACATTCCGCAAACCAGTTGCGTGATGAGTTGGACCGGGTTCTGGAACGCGAAAAAATTCACAAAACAACCCTGGCAGGACCTCAACGTGACGATCCCTTATTTAAAATTGACGGGCGATTACTGCGTCAGTTCGGTTCTCAAGGCCAAAAAAAATCATATATTCTGGCATTTAAAATCGCCCAAATTGAAGACCTTGAGAAGCAGTTTGGTGTTCCACCACTGCTTTTACTCGACGATTTTGCCGGGGAACTCGATTTTGGGCGACGTCAGTTTCTTTTTGAATATTTATGTCAACATCGGGGGCAGGTCTTTATCACGACAACGGATAAAAACATATTAAGCAACACTATTTTTCATGACGTGGACTATTATTGCGTCGATCAAGGAATCCTGAGCAGGGACTAA
- the dnaN gene encoding DNA polymerase III subunit beta, with the protein MEFQIEKNIFLKGLGKIQGIVEKRNTIPILANVLIEATNNGEIQLTATDLEVGMRANYPAQVEKTGKITVSAKKIYEIIKELPETIISFKSKENCWIEIRCGKAVFNIVGLAADEFPNFPTAEETKFLKIDCSKLNSLIEKTALSMATDESKYNLNGIFFNIISEQEKYFLRLVATDGHRLSQIDHCIEQTNIDDLFDGVIFPRKGIIELKKLTDESEGYIEIGIKDNNAVISKDKTLIVMRLVDGDFPDYKRVIPKNNMHDVVIPRNDFLHVLKRMSILTSEKSRAIKISLTLNNINISSSNPELGESHEDLGVDYSGPEMIIGFNVRFMIDILQIQQCENIIIKLNDNISPGIIVPDDNDDYLSVIMPMRL; encoded by the coding sequence ATGGAATTTCAAATTGAAAAAAACATCTTCCTTAAGGGATTAGGTAAAATTCAGGGAATTGTAGAAAAACGCAATACGATTCCGATATTGGCTAATGTTCTTATTGAAGCGACAAATAACGGAGAAATTCAGCTGACTGCAACCGACCTGGAAGTAGGTATGCGGGCAAATTACCCGGCACAAGTTGAAAAAACAGGGAAAATAACCGTATCAGCAAAGAAAATTTACGAAATTATCAAGGAACTCCCAGAAACAATAATATCGTTTAAATCTAAAGAAAATTGTTGGATAGAAATAAGGTGCGGAAAAGCCGTTTTTAATATTGTTGGTTTGGCAGCCGATGAATTTCCAAATTTTCCAACAGCCGAAGAAACAAAATTTTTAAAAATTGACTGTTCCAAATTGAACAGTTTGATTGAAAAAACAGCACTTTCCATGGCGACCGATGAAAGCAAATATAATTTAAATGGAATTTTTTTCAATATTATATCCGAACAAGAAAAATATTTTTTACGCTTGGTCGCGACCGATGGACACCGTCTTTCGCAAATAGACCATTGTATTGAACAAACAAATATTGATGATTTATTTGATGGCGTTATATTTCCGCGTAAAGGAATAATTGAACTTAAAAAATTAACAGATGAATCAGAAGGTTATATAGAAATAGGAATTAAAGATAATAATGCTGTGATCAGTAAAGATAAAACACTGATTGTTATGCGACTTGTTGATGGAGATTTTCCGGATTATAAAAGAGTTATTCCAAAAAACAATATGCATGATGTTGTTATTCCACGGAATGATTTTCTTCATGTATTAAAAAGAATGTCAATTTTAACAAGTGAAAAATCTCGTGCTATAAAAATATCATTAACACTAAACAATATAAATATTTCGTCATCAAATCCTGAATTAGGTGAATCACACGAGGATCTTGGAGTTGATTATTCCGGACCGGAAATGATTATAGGTTTTAATGTTCGTTTTATGATTGATATTTTGCAAATACAACAATGTGAAAATATTATTATAAAATTAAATGATAATATTTCTCCTGGAATTATAGTGCCAGATGACAATGACGACTATTTATCTGTTATTATGCCAATGCGTTTGTAA